The genome window TGGCTTTGCTATCTTTGTCAATGATGTGGACATTTGATATGTTCGTCTTGGAGGATGGCCTCATTGGTAGCGATGATATTGTCCATGTAAGTTTAGTTTGTCAGTCTCATTAGATACTAGTGTGCGTTTGGTAACCGATTAAAAGctagttttttgtttaaattatctATTGTTTGCAAATCccacactatttttttttttcaactttatttcaaataatttaaatttcagcATTTGGAAATAAGTTAGTCTTTAACTTTTTCTTGcaaataaattaccaaaaataagaaattctCAAACGGACAATATTTGATCTGTAATGTGAAATAAATCAAAGATTGGGGTAGGCAGGAGTTGAACTTATGCCTTTCAAGAGGCATAAGGACATTCTCGATCATTAAGATATTTTCCTTTCTTAGCAaaaaaagatgattttttttttttttttagattattgGCTCAGTttactaaataaattatatttctttctgGTGGAGGGAATTGAACACTGACTTCTTAAGAGGCTTAGAAATGCCGAAAGGTAGTTGAACTCTAACCTTTTAAGACGCTTAAAAATGCTAAACCTCATAGGAGAAAAGCTGACAAAACTAATACTCCCTTCATTTCacgttttttgttttctattccattttgagatgtctcaaaatattgtcctgtttctaaaaataaaaatcattaatttactaatgttcctattatgcccctattaatttactaattcaattttttgataaatttttttaagggtagttttggaaactaatacatttttaaaaagtagacaagataataaatgatgtttatttaaaaaatttgacttttcaaacagaaCAAAAAAAGTGGGATGGAAGGAGTAATATTTAAGACTATttgtgttttaatatttttttaaaacataattataGCGGCTGATCAACAGTTAGACTAATGACTTTAACAAGTACCGATTCAACCTCAGTGCAGATTTAATGACTATGATTTTAAAAGCTAAGATTTGGCAGCCCCTAAACATAAAGTCTGATTGTGAACTTTTGACAATTTACTTCATGTTTTTTAGTTGTTTGGTTAAGTAAATTTGAAGGAGAGGAGAGGATAGGGCTTTTATTAAGAATAATTACAGGTCTACCTCAAACCGAGTATTAATTTCCAAGGTAGCTTAGGCATCTTTTGCGGTTTGAATGTCAGAAATTCTTTCCATATTGATCGTTTACTTTCTGATAGAGaaagttaaaaatattgtgCAGGTCCTTCAGCCTTGGATCCAAGATAGAAAAATTTCGTATGTGAAGCACAAGCATGTTATTTTAGCATTTCTAAGGCATCTAAAAAAACGTGCACTGGGAAGGCTGCTCAACGAGAATGGCGATCCTGATAAAGGGAACATTgcaaagtaagtttttttttttttaatagaaaattgttctttgatttttatgtttccgtatttgatgaaatttttgttggatATAATGGCAGGCTGTTTTCTTCAATTGACGCAAATCATGATGGACACATTTCAGATAGTGAATTGAGAGCATGGATTGTTGGAATTAATTTTGACGAAATCGACCTGGATCAGAATGATGCtgtaaacaaaataatgaaagatTTTGATACATCGGGTAATTCTAGTATTGAGAAGGAAGAGTTTGTCGATGGCATTTCAAGATGGCTAAATAAGACCAAGAAGACTGCTGCCCGTGATCCCGGTCCTGAAACAAAGCTTTTTAATGACTTTCACATGGTAAAAATTGTTCTGtttcatattcatattttcAAATCAACAGATGCTTATATGAATTCTTGGAAATTCTTACACAGGACACAATGAGAGAGCATGATCTGTTGGATGTGTGTGAGAGTGGGAGTAATAAAGTTGAGGGTGTTGAGAAATCCAAACGGCCCTCCATCAAGGCAGTGCTATTGTTGTTGCTGGGAACTATAATTGCTGCTGCTTTTGCTGATCCCCTGGTAGATACTATTGATAACTTCGCTGATGCCACTAGTATTCCTGcttttttcatctctttcaTTGTGTTGCCTTTGGCTACTAGCTCTAGGGACACTGTGTCAGCAATTAGATTAGCTAGCCAGGACAAGCGACATACAGCCTCATTATCATTTTCTGAGGTTTGTTTCTCATTCCCAACTCTTTGTATCTATGTTATATTTAGTACTTACTCCCTAGAGTTGATCATGCACAGATAAAATACAAAATGGCAAGATATGTACGTATTAAATTGTGATATTGGTGTGTCTTAGCTAGAGTCCCGAGATTTTAAATTGCTCTTGCGAAGCAATAGTTAGGATATTATtggatcatttttttatatatggatttttaaatttaaatttatttaggcacttctttcttttacaataaaagaagggtgaggttgtggaTTCTAAATCCATTGGTGCATGTGTAGCTtccaactaatttttttttaatctttttattttttaaaagtgttAATTACTTTTGGTGGCTTTTAAGACTCACTGGTGGGTAGAACCAGTTATGAAGGCCCCCTACCTATCCTTGGTATTCAAGGAACACCAAGCACTTGAATTTAGACCATTAGCctcattttacaacatttttataaatagttgatatgtcaaatttttatcGGTTTTTATCTAGGTTGActattaacatcatttttttaatttaccgATTTTCGCTTACCCCATCAGCATTTTGTAAAAAAGCTTGTATAATAATTTGTAACTTTTATGTGATATTATACCTCTGTTGTAGCTTCACttcaataaaatttgtgtttattaCTTGCTCAAAGCATGGAAACAATGATGTGTATTAGTTATGCTTTATGCATTATAACAGAAATCGAGAGAAAAGAGATTTAGAAAATATCTATATTTCTGATTAATTAACCAAAAGATTACAAGTTTTCAAGTTTGTACACGCTACATGAATAGAGGCTAGCAAATTACCAAACTAAGCGAGAAATTAGCTACAGTTAAACTGACCAACTAACTTAAGAACTAACCAATCGCAGCCATACACCTGTACACTTTTTCACGTGACTGGCACATGCTCACATCAGAGATTCATTTATCAAGTTATACGACATGCAGCAGAAACGATAACAGTTTCTTAAGATACAGTCGTTTAGGCAGTAATACTAACTTCTTAACTCTTATGCAGTTCTTGTTTCTTGTTtgattcttccttcttctttttttttttctttttttttatttatttatttatttttaatttgaaatgattGATTTTTCTAGAGAAATTCAACTGCAAGTGTCATAAATCATTTATTTCTTGCTGCAGATATATGCGACGGTAACGATCCATAATGTCCTCTCTATCCCGGTCTTCTTGGCCCTGGTTTACATCAGGGGATTGACATGGGATTTCTCATCTGAAGTGCTGGTTATTCTTATTGTTAGCATTGTGATGGGTTCCTTGGGCAGCTTCCGCACCCATTTCCCTCTGTGGACATCTATACTAGCTATCCTACTTTACCCATTCTCCCTGGCCCTGATTTATGTTCTTCATTTCTATTATGGCTTGTCATAGACTCACAGAGATCCCAAAATTGTGATTGGTGGGTACTTGGGCCGGCTCAACAACTTTTGGACCTTAGACGAAAATTTTAAAAGGAGCCTTTTTGTCCGATGTTTGAATATTATTAGGACTATTTTCattattctctttttgttgtataatttcattatcttccaactatttttgataagtttcttgtttatttgtaatattttcacccaaactttctattgtatttttcttaatactagtaacaaatttatccatagatcctttttgagattcaatttgtttttcaatttttctcttttttagaagtttttcatatctagataaatattttctagtagacatttataatgagaaaatagttatagataaataaaacacaatttataattaaaaatgataatttaactaaaaataaaatttaaagtatagaacaaTAGAACCTGATTATTGCAATTTTTCTGAAGTCATGAccactttaaagtttaaacctgcacaaataaaaattaatttaatacttggtttaataaattagtgttactataatacaaatgagttgatatgatacacatcaaattattaattggtataataatttataataatagataaagtgtcagattaaaaaaaaaatgtgagaaaccGTCGGACCAAACCGTGTAAGTTATAACTGTGGTCTGTGGGCTGTactcctattaaaaaaaaaagtgagaaccATCCAGCTCCAGCCAGTACTCCACTACATCCTATATTCCTATGGCtaagatttaaagaaaaaacgTGTCCTATCAGTATCAAATATCATGGCAGAAAAAGGTCAAAGAGGGGCAGAATTAGAAAGCCATCCTAGCAAAAAACGTGTCCCATCCCATCAAACAATTGTGCAATGCAGTGAAAGTGTGAAacaaactaatatatatatatatatatatatatataatatttaagtaaaagaaatagaagactCTGAGTCTTTATTTTCGGAAAGACAAAGAGAAACTGAGAAAGAGGGGaagaactgaagaagaagaatacctCTTGTGATCGCCAACTGGTACGTtggaatcaacaaagaaaaatttcaagcTAGATTGATTGACTGAGTTGATGGAAAaagatcaagaatcaagatgaagatgaagaaaagaaaggtaagacTGTTAGAATATGGATGGAGAggcagagagatagagagatgagaggtttttcttttgttttttaaatttataatatctattttaacatatttcaagacaattacgttgtattattaatgaatttgtctgttattaattttgattttagcatatttcaagaatgaggtaataaatttgtctcctaaaatttaattttgttagctgaagttttgactattttttttcctttttaattttttgcattttaggaTATAATTGGGCCTTTTTAATGCATCTTATTAAccaataaaaatgttttaatttttttaaactaaaaaatgtaaataaatatattttatatatataattattttttgaacaaGCAGGACCTTATTttatttgggggccttaggcgattGCATCAATTGCATCACCTATTGAGCCGGCCCTAAGTACTTACATTTCCTGTATATAGAATCAGAGTTGTTTCTTTAAATCTGGCGTGCTTGTTAAGTTTGCTTAAAATAATGTGTTATGCAGTGCAATTTGCATCACCCTCTCTTAAAATTTACCATAACTTTTAAGTAGAATTTGCATCTATTAGTGTTtgtttcttgaaaataaaaggTGTGCTTGTTTAATgtataaaacattttaattttggtaagACATCTGATTTATTatttcaagtgtttttttttttttttttgagctcgCATACCATGGGCAATTTTTGTAGttgtataattattttttcaaaatctggttttttttttttttttggggggtgggggggtgtggaaatgaaaattaaatcttttaagtttctaaaatttatttcagtcttccaactttattttcattcaattgaTTACTTTTAGTTCAAATATATTTATCCcaaactaatattttataattagaaatatttttaaaaatctaaactaataagagcatccacagcagtggatttataattttagctatttagAACCaataaaagttactttatctattttacatacacacatactgcagcagtggatctattttaactttcaacataataaaataatacaaacattataataaaatattataaccactacaataaaataatatatcccaataCCAAAAAAACCCACAGCACCAACCACAATCACCTCTACcatcaaccacaaccaccaccaccaccaccaccactagtccacagcagggaaaaaaaaaaaaaaaaaaacccaagctTGGATCGACCAAAAAACCCATGAAACCCATGACGAGGAAGGCAGTGGCGACTTCGTCGATGAAACCCAGAGAAACCCAGAGCTTGGATCAACAATCGATGATGAAACCCAGCGACGGCTTGGGGTGGGTCGGCGATGAgagtgactgagagagagagagaggcacacATTGGGCGATGGGCCCTGGGGAGATCGACGATGGGGCTTGGGGTGGGTCGGCAAGCTGGGTCGGCAAAACAGATTGACGATGAGGGAGCTGGCCGGCGagctagagagaaaaacaaattgaggaagaaacaagaaggaggagaagccgagagagagagagagagagagagagagagagagagagagagaatgaaacgTTTATTTAATgtaagaagagaaagaagggtaatatttttttttttttaacttttgagctacagtgcacatctaaagatagaagtgcactgtagctgaggaGCTAAATCTtcagatttagctccactgctgcatcattattttttgtgattaagagctaaaaaatatcattatacTTATATAGCACCACTGTAGTGAGTACTCTAATAGAGGTTTTTGATAGAGACTAACAAAAggttttatttgaataaaaatttaaaatttaaagtaatcAAATAAATGACAAAAACTTAGAGGCCTAATAtgaattttggttaaatttagAGGGTGCAATTAACATTTCTacctttcttcctcctcttcttcttatatattgaaaaaaaaatttatcaagaaCACAAATATCCGGCAAATTTTCTCCAACGATTCTCAGTAACAAAACATATAAAGGATTGAAGAAAATCTCCACATCATCACTAAATAAGCACAAAACACAATCACTATGTCAGCCCCAAACCCAAACTCATCAGAGCACACAATCTCCACCAAACAGGGAAAGAATGAACGAAATTTTGTAAAAGCCTAAATAACCCTTTATCACAATACACAATCTCCACCTATTCAAGGAATCAAGAGAATTGGTACAGGAGCAATAGATTTTGTCATCTTTGACGAAATCTACTCCCACAGCCTAACCCTTTAACTTAATAGTGTCATACAAAGAAATATGAAAAGTACTAAAACCATAACTCATTTAATTTCCTctcccaaaataccaaaaccACAATCAAATTGAGGATGCAGACATATTGAAGGCAAACAAATTATATCGAAAACAAAGTACAACCATATGTACCTTTTGATTCGAAACAAAATATGCAAATTGCTAATTTTGTACTCGATAACGCCAACGTTGAGATCAGCAACTCACTATTTCCACTAAGCCAACGCCAACGACAATAGCTACTACTCCACCAAACAATGCGAGGCAAGTGGTGATGAGAAGTAGAGGCGAGTGTTTGCTTGAATGAAGTTGAGGCAAATGGTGATGAGAAGGAGCAGAATGGGAGAGTGTTAAATAAACATGGTGTGTATAACTTGGAACTTGACCTTAGCAAGCTCGAGTATTTCACTACCTTAAATTCAGCTTTATAAAGCTTGAGTATCTCTAATGTGgtatttttaattaaacaaattCTAGCTCATCCACTGCTACGGTGGCAAATTTCAAAGGAACTCATGTACCgtaagaaactcgagttccttaaaCTCAAGTTCCTAAATAATGGTagatttctatatatttttgaaacagTGGtagattgtaaaatattttgccAAAATGTGGCATTTGACTATTTGGCCATTATTTGTGGGTATTTTTAATGTGTTAGGtgctaaaatagttttttaatatcACTTCAATGAATGCTCTTAACGAGTCTTGAGTCATAACTAAATTTTGTAAGGGatcaatcaaattgaaaaaaatttattcaaagaaAGAAGACATATACAATAATCTAACAAAAAGGTCTGATGTTTTTTCCCCTGATTATTCAATAAGAAAAGGCAAGAAAAGTGTGCACCTTTTGaaataatttagtaaaaaaagtaatttgtgAAATGGTAAACCAAACACTAGCTTTAGAGATTTATAAATGTTATTTGTTTGTGTTAGAAGTTCCAATCAAATACCTTGATTTTCGAACTCTAGAACCCATTGGATTTGGTGTCCATGCTCAGTGGAAGAGCAAATTTGAACATTAG of Quercus lobata isolate SW786 chromosome 8, ValleyOak3.0 Primary Assembly, whole genome shotgun sequence contains these proteins:
- the LOC115958571 gene encoding sodium/calcium exchanger NCL-like produces the protein MSNHLLSVSTFGLFLLLLGGSAYGLFITHRPFSPDLISDGIHDSDSSWGSYPVLNRLSAESSTSTCDQTYGFLPCTTSVMGNLFLMVVYGYLMYFAAMSLTEGSEHLMEILGPGIVGGLVLPILGALPDAMLVIVSGIFGTTETAQSQISIGMGMVAGSTVLLLTIIWGSCVIAGKCDLVDSIAQDAQDTKGFNLTESGISTDIWTSYTAMMMFISVIPLLIVQIPQILDSILWRHIAVLIGLIASLLLLVSYSTYKVLQPWIQDRKISYVKHKHVILAFLRHLKKRALGRLLNENGDPDKGNIAKLFSSIDANHDGHISDSELRAWIVGINFDEIDLDQNDAVNKIMKDFDTSGNSSIEKEEFVDGISRWLNKTKKTAARDPGPETKLFNDFHMDTMREHDLLDVCESGSNKVEGVEKSKRPSIKAVLLLLLGTIIAAAFADPLVDTIDNFADATSIPAFFISFIVLPLATSSRDTVSAIRLASQDKRHTASLSFSEIYATVTIHNVLSIPVFLALVYIRGLTWDFSSEVLVILIVSIVMGSLGSFRTHFPLWTSILAILLYPFSLALIYVLHFYYGLS